From one Lycium barbarum isolate Lr01 chromosome 6, ASM1917538v2, whole genome shotgun sequence genomic stretch:
- the LOC132643596 gene encoding uncharacterized protein LOC132643596 isoform X3 has translation MAGVVNKFFVTSMIMWAAPIAILYAFNHDLIPGMTDMSPHSMTLVSGFVAVISVNVVIAFYICLAMREPSDKHEPDPKFLAEAKASVKQLGQNQDGDSSNTRTKKD, from the exons ATGGCAGGAGTTGTTAATAAGTTCTTTGTCACATCTATGATTATGTGGGCAGCTCCTATTGCAATTTTGTACGCCTTTAACCACGACTTAATTCCTG GTATGACCGATATGTCTCCCCATTCAATGACATTAGTGAGTGGATTCGTTGCTGTCATATCGGTGAATGTGGTTATTGCATTTTATATTTGTCTGGCAATGAGAGAACCCTCTGATAAACATGAGCCTGATCCTAAATTCCTGGCAGAGGCCAAAGCCAGCGTAAAGCAGTTAGGGCAAAATCAAGATGGGGACTCGTCGAACACCCGAACAAAAAAAGACTGA
- the LOC132643596 gene encoding uncharacterized protein LOC132643596 isoform X2, giving the protein MRRLIAAMAGVVNKFFVTSMIMWAAPIAILYAFNHDLIPGMTDMSPHSMTLVSGFVAVISVNVVIAFYICLAMREPSDKHEPDPKFLAEAKASVKQLGQNQDGDSSNTRTKKD; this is encoded by the exons ATGAGAAG GTTGATAGCAGCTATGGCAGGAGTTGTTAATAAGTTCTTTGTCACATCTATGATTATGTGGGCAGCTCCTATTGCAATTTTGTACGCCTTTAACCACGACTTAATTCCTG GTATGACCGATATGTCTCCCCATTCAATGACATTAGTGAGTGGATTCGTTGCTGTCATATCGGTGAATGTGGTTATTGCATTTTATATTTGTCTGGCAATGAGAGAACCCTCTGATAAACATGAGCCTGATCCTAAATTCCTGGCAGAGGCCAAAGCCAGCGTAAAGCAGTTAGGGCAAAATCAAGATGGGGACTCGTCGAACACCCGAACAAAAAAAGACTGA
- the LOC132643596 gene encoding uncharacterized protein LOC132643596 isoform X1: MLIPPLRLIAAMAGVVNKFFVTSMIMWAAPIAILYAFNHDLIPGMTDMSPHSMTLVSGFVAVISVNVVIAFYICLAMREPSDKHEPDPKFLAEAKASVKQLGQNQDGDSSNTRTKKD; the protein is encoded by the exons ATGTTAATACCGCCATTAAG GTTGATAGCAGCTATGGCAGGAGTTGTTAATAAGTTCTTTGTCACATCTATGATTATGTGGGCAGCTCCTATTGCAATTTTGTACGCCTTTAACCACGACTTAATTCCTG GTATGACCGATATGTCTCCCCATTCAATGACATTAGTGAGTGGATTCGTTGCTGTCATATCGGTGAATGTGGTTATTGCATTTTATATTTGTCTGGCAATGAGAGAACCCTCTGATAAACATGAGCCTGATCCTAAATTCCTGGCAGAGGCCAAAGCCAGCGTAAAGCAGTTAGGGCAAAATCAAGATGGGGACTCGTCGAACACCCGAACAAAAAAAGACTGA